The following nucleotide sequence is from Micromonospora sp. WMMD1120.
CAGGCGGTCGAGCAGGTCGTCGCGGGTGCCGTGCATCAGCTGAACGTCCGGCCTACCGGAACTGCCCGTTGCTGCCGGAACGGCTCGACGTGCGCCAGGCGTTACGTTCCATGCTCGCTCAGCTCCCTGATGAACGTGACCGACTCGGCGGGCGACATCGCCAGCATCCTCAGCTTGTCGTACGCCATCGACAGCCGCGCCCCCGGGTGCGCGGCCTGTCGACCGAGGAGGTCGGCTGAACAGCGAATCGAATTCGTTGTCGGCCTTCGGTGGGCGGAACATCGACAGTCGTAGGATGCCCGCCGTGGGATACTCGGTGTGGCCTTCCGGTCGTCTGCACCTGCCAGAATCGGACGACGCCGCCGCGACAGCCGCCGCCAAGGCCGCCATGGCCGAGCAGGGTGGGGGGTACCAGCCCGACGCCGACGCGAACGAGACGCTCGTCGACATCGCGTGCGAGGCCAGAGCCTCGATCATCCGCGACGGGGACTGGGTCGAGTTCGATCACGACGACGAGGGCGACCCCAAGTGGTCGAACCAGGCGACAGCCTTCTACGTCGCCATCGCGCCGTTCGTCCGCTCCGGCGTCGTGCAGATCGAGGGCGAGGACGGCGCCCGCTGGTCCTACACGTACGCCGACGGGAGGGTGACCCAACAGGGTTGGAACGGCTGGGACGGATCGATCGAGCCGTTCGGTGACTACGTGGATCTCCCCTCGCCGGACTAGGGCGTCGCACCACCGACTCTCGCGCTCAGTCGGCTCGAATCACCTCATCCGGCCCTGTCTCATTCTGAGACGCGCGCTGCCGTTGCCGCAGCAGCGCAGCGGACACCGTGTGGCCGACACCACCGAGCGCCCACAACGCGGCAAATACCCATCGCCACGGCTCGGGGTTGCGGACGGCCAGGGTCAGCCACCCGGCGGCGATGAACAGCCAGACGCCTCCCGCGATGAAACCCCGCTTCGGCGTCTTCTCCGTCTGCCACCACGGATTCCTGGCCGGCTCCATATGGGCGATCATCGCACCCACCGAAGCATTGAGCCATTAGCGGAGAACCCGCTTGACGACCGCAGAGATGACCGGTGGCGCGGGTCAACCTGTCACCGGTGGGCGATGGCGTTCCTACGATCACGTCCATTCGGGTCCGGTCAGTGCTGCGGCCGGAGCACCTCGTACAGCGCTGTCCAGTTCCTGGTCCCCAGACCGGCGGCGATCGCGCGGTCGTAGTGTGACTTGACCGCCTTCGGCAGCTCGGGATCGACGCCGGCGGCCTCGCTGGTGCGCAGGATGTGCTCGGCGGTGGCCCCCATCATGAGGGCCGTGCTGAGGTCGCCGGGGTGTTCGCCCGCCGTGAGCTCGCCGGCGAGGGTCGCTCCGTCGCCGACCATCGCCGGGATGTCGGTCAGTGTCCGCAACGCGTCGGGAAGAAACTCTGCCGGGTCGACACCGGCCGAGGCGACGAGCGCGGTGGCGTGCAGCAGGCTGGACAGGCAGGTCAGGAACACGTCGAGGTGCGCCTGGTAGAACAGCTGCGCCAGGCCCGAGTCTTCGCCGAGGTACTTCGGCGTGCCGATCACGCGCAGCGCCGGCTCGTGCCGGTCGTAGGCGTCTCGTGGCCCGCTGTAGTACACGTAGGCGTCCGGGGTGCCGACGACGGGCGCGGGAACCATGACGCCGCCGGTGACGAAGTCCGCGCCGTACCTACTCGCCCAGTCAGCGGCCTCCCGTGAGGCTGTGGGCGTGTCCGAGCTGAGGTTGACGACGGTTCGGCCGGCCAGCGCACCCTCCCGCGCCGCACCGTCGAGGATCGCGTACATCGCCGGGTAGTCGGTGAGGCTGACGACGGTCACCGGACTCGCGGCGACCGCGTCGGCAGGCGTGGTGGCCACTGTGGCGCCGGCGGCGGCGAGCTGGTCCGCGCGGCCGCGCGTTCGGTTCCAGACGGTGAGCGGATGCCCGGCGCGCAGCAGCGCGGCGGACATGGCTCGCCCCATGGGGCCGAGCCCGATGACGGTGACCCGCTGGGGTGGGTCGATGGCATTCATGGGTATCCCTTCGCTCGCGGCGGCCGGGTGGCTGGGCGTCACCAGCGGCGGCACCCGTGGTCGGGGCGTTCGCGCCGCTCGTGTGGGTCAGCGAGCTGCGGTCTCCGACGATCGCAGGCTCTCGTAGATGCGGGCGAACCCCTCCGCGCCTCTGCCCGCGTCGATCTGCCGCCGGATGAGCTGTTGCACCATCGCGACGGCAGCCGGGTCGACCCCTTGCGCGACGCTCGCGTCGATGATGTCGCCGAGGTCGGAGAAGGTCAGACTCTGCTGGCCGGGGACGGTGTAGTCGCCGCCCTCGACGACTTCGGCGTAGCCGTCGAACGCGGCAGTCATCGCGGTCAGCCAGGGTGCGGAGAGCGCGGCGAACCGGCGCGCCGGGATGCCGGCCGGGGCGACCATCGCCGCGCCGTGCAGGAACCCCGCGAACATGACGTACATGCCAGCGAGCAGGGCCAGGTCGACCAGCGAGGCGAGACCAGCGTCCGGCCCCTGGAAGTCGCTCTCGCCCCAGTGGTCGAGCACGTGCCGGTGCCGGTCGAAGGCGTCGCGGGGGCCGCTGAACAGCACCAGCGAGCCGGGGCCGCCGATCATCTCCGGCACTGCCATGATCCCGCCGTCCAGGTAGCGGGCGTTCCGGTCCGCTGACCATCCAGCCAGTTCCCGCGCCTGCTCCGGGGTGGTCGTGGTGACGTTGACGATGGTCCGGCCGGCGAGGTCGGTGGCGACCGGATCAAGGACCTCGTGGACCGAGGCGTGGTCGAGCAGGCACACCACCACCAGTTCGGCCGCCCGTACCGCCTCGGCCGCGGCGCCGACCTCGGTCGCGCCCGCCGCGATGAGGGCGTCGGCGCGGCCCGCGGTGCGGTTCCACACGGTCGTCGGGTGCCCGGCCTTGACGACGGCCGCTGCCAGCGCGCCGCCCATCGCGCCCAGGCCGAGTACGCTGACGCGCTCCGGGTGAATGTGCATGGTGTGCTCCTCGCCGTGCTTGTCCTGGTTCGATCCTTGCCCTGTTCGGTAGCGTGGACCAGTACCGACTTCAGAGTGCGGTACTTACCTTTTCGTAAGTACCAGAGGAGGCTGGCATCCATGGCAACAGTTGACCGTCGCGGCCCGTACATCTGCGGCATCGACGCGGCGATGGACGTCGTCACCGGCAAGTGGAAGTCGCTGATCCTGTGGGAGTTGCACAGTCACGGCACCCGGCGCTTCGCCGAGCTGCGCCGAGGGCTGCCCGGCGTCAGCGAGAAGATGCTGATCCAGCACCTGCGCGAGATGGAGCAGGACGAGCTCGTGCACCGGGAGGTCTACCGTGAGGTGCCACCCAAGGTCGAATACTCGCTGACCGAGCACGGCATCTCACTCAACGCCGCGCTCGAGGCACTCGGCGACTGGGGCGTCGAGCGGATCCGTCGCATCGGTGCCGACACCGTCCACATCGACGCCGCCCGGGACACCACCACCGCGAAGACGCGCTCCGGCAACCGGGCTCCGTCATCCCGGCGTTGAGGCCGCCGCATTCCCAGGAGCAGCGAGAACGGTTGGTGGGCCGGAGGTACCACCATGCGAACCAGGCAGCGGCCGTCGCCGGTGATCCGTTGCCGCTGCGGATGTGCAGGTCAGGAGCGTGGCGCGGCGGCCCTCGATGGCCGCAGCCTCGTCAGCCACACTCATCGACACGACACCTACCGTACTCAATGCCTCGACGCCAACGGGCACGGAGAGCCAGGGGCGTCAGGAGCGGTACACATCCCTTCGATGATCGATGTCCACAACAGTTACGGTGCGGTTGTCGTCGTCGACGCGGTAGATGATCCGGTAGGTGCCTCGTCGGGCGCTCAACCGATCCGACAAAGGCGGCAACAAACGCTTTCCGACCCGGTAGGGCTCTCGCACCAACGGCCCGGTCATGAACTCGTACGCGGCGACAGCGACGGCCTCCGGCGACCGTTCGGCGAGCGCTCGACGGACGGTCGGCGTGGTGCGCAGCGTGTACGGATCTTCTGGCAGCCGGGGGCTCACGCGGCCGAGGCGCGACGGGCGCGAATGGTCTCCGCAAGCTGGTCGGCGGACACCTCTTCACCGCGGGCCAGTTCCGCGTCGGAGTCGGCCAGCCGCCGCAGGGTGCCCGCGTCCCCGAGAACCGCGACGGTTTCCTCCAGGCGCTCCAAGTCCTCCACCGACACCAGCACGGCGGACGGCCGACCATGCACGGTCACGGTCACCCGCTCGTGGTGGTCGTGCACCCGCCCCACCAGCTCAGAGAGCCGAGTCTTCACTTCCCCCAACGGCAAGGTCGTCATGGTCACAAGTATGACCAGAATCCGCTGGGGCGTCCACCGTTCCTCCAGACACCACGTCGATGGATCGCATGGTGAACACACGTCGCCACGAAGCGACAGGTCAGAAAGATGCGTGGGGCGGGCGGGACTCGAACCCGCGACCGAGGGATTATGAGTCCCCTGCTCTAACCGGCTGAGCTACCGCCCCGAAACACCGCGCCGGATCTTATCCCGACCGGTGGATCACGGGCCAGCAGCGATCTGACCCCACCTCATCACCGCCGTCGCCGCTTCAGCAGCACGATGGGCAACGCGAGGATAACAGTGAGCACCCAGCCGACCGCGATGACGCCCCAGAACCAGGCGTCGTCCTCGGAACTCTCCTCGGCGGCGAACATGCCGATGGTGAGTAGCAGGCAGAAGCCGCCCATGAGCAGGGTGCCGATTCCGCTGAGCACCATGACCGGGATCTCCCACCAGGAACGTCTGGAGGGGTCGGCCTCGCTGACGACGGGCTTCGGCTGCGGGATCTGGTCCGGGGTACGGGCCGGCATGGCGATGTGCCGGTCGGCCGGCACCGCGGCGTCGATGGCCGCCAGCGTCGGCGCGGGCACGTCGAGCATTGTCGGCTCGATGTGCAGCACGATGGCGTCCGCGCCGACCATTTGCCGCGCGCCGTCCGGCCAGGCGAGCATGACAGAGCAGTCGTCGTAGCGGACGGTCAGTGGCCCCTCCGGCCGCAGGTACGTCACCCCGTCGGCGCCGACACGGATGCCGCCGGCGCCCTGCTTCGCACGGTACGTGGTGCCGTCGACGGTGTCTGCGGAGTGGGTGGGCGCGGCGACGAAGCCGGCCCAGTCGGCGGAGTGGCCCCCGGGCACCATGAGCAACGCCGACCCCATCACCTCGCCTGCCACCTCGTGCAGGTCGGCGAGGGTCACCGCCTTCAGCTCGGCCCGGTGCTCGTCGATCGTGAGGTTCGGCTGCCCGGTCAGCAGGTTGACGGCGTACGACGGCAGCCGTGCGGCGTCCACCTCCCCGGTGGCCAGGAAGTCCTCGCGCTTCGCGACGGTGGCGTCGAGGTCCGCCTGTTCGATGCGCCCCACCCGCATCTTCGCGAGGACGTCGACGAATCCGCCGAGCACGGCGTCCTGTTTCTCCGCCAGCGCGTCGGCGAGCGCCCGCAGCGTGGCGTACCCGTCGCCGCGCGGCTCGTACCCCGTGGTGGTGGTGTAGGACAGGCCGGCGTCCTGGCGCAGTGACCGGTACAGCTCGCGCTCGAGGACCCCGGCGAAGGTGCTGGCGGCGGCGCTGCGTCGCACCACCGAGTCGAGCACGACGGCGCGGGCGCCGCTGACGAAGTACGCCGGGGTCCGTGGCAGCGCCGACGAGGCCGCCGGTACGGGTTGCCGGACCCCACCGGGCAGGGCGAGCCGCAGCCCGGCGGGCACGCGGGAACCGGCGATCCACAGCACGGCGTTCTCCCGGGTGAACCAGCGGGCGGTCCACTCCCGCAGGTCGTCGGCGGTGAGCCCGCCCAGGCCCCACTCGGGGTAGCTGCTCAGGCCGAAGTCGCGGGAGCCGTAGCGCCACAGCGGGATGTCGTCGACGGCGGCGGAGCCCCGGCTGCTCCATTCGGTGCGCAGGATCTCCTTCTCGACGTCCAGCCGCCCGACCGGCAGGTCGGAGAGGTGCCCGCAGACGGCGGTGAGGAAGGCCGCGATGTCCGCCTCGGAGCCCTGCGTGTGGAAGGTGGTGAACACCGGGGCGGTCGCGCCGTTGACGTGGTAGTCGGTGAGACCGAGCGGCGCGAGCGCGAGGTGTTCGATGAGGTGGGTGATGCCGGCTCGGGCAAGGGTCTCGTCGGCGGTGCCGACCCGGAAGGTCAACCCGGCGTGCATCGGCCCGCCGGTGGGGGCGAGCAGCGTGGGCACCCCGTCCACGTCCAGGTGCTGGATCATGACTGGCCACCCTTCGCGTACGCCTTGTCGCGGTACTTCGTGAAACCCTCGGCGTCGTCGACGTAGGCCCAGGGCAGTGAGGTGCCACGGTTGCCGAGCGCCCGGAACTGGCTGGCGGCGGCCGACCACTGCTCGGTGAGGCTGAACATCAGCGCGAACGACGAGCGGACCCAGACCCACCCGGGCCGGTCGACGAAGTCCGGGTGCAGCACTGATCGCTGCCCGGCGCGCATGATCTCGTTCACCACCGCTTCGCTGCGCAGGTAGGCCGACTGCTCCCGTGCGGTGTCGAAGTCGAGCCAGCGTTCCAGATGCGCCTCCGCGACGACGACGGCGTTCAGCGACCCGTCGGGCGCGGCGTCCGCGCACTCACGGGCGAAGCCGAACGCCCGGTCCCAGTTCCCGCTCCACTTCGGGCAGAACTGCTGGAGCAGGCTCGCCTGGGCGGGGGCATGGTGCGGGTGGTGCTGGGCGAGCCGGTCGTAGCGGCGGCGGGCCTCGTTCTGGCCCAGTTGTAGGCCGCGGGCGAGGGTGATCCGCTGGGTCCACGCTGCCGCGTCGTCCGGGTGGCGTGCGGTGACGTCGATGAGAACCTGCTCGGCGCGGCGCAGGTGGTCGTGGAACTGGTCGAACTGCGACCGACTGACGTGCTCCGCTCGGGCGCCGCTACGGATCCGCCAACCCGCGCAGATGAGGTGCGTGCCGAGCAGGGTGCCCGCGAGCTGGTCGGTGGGGTCCTCGTCGTGGACGCGGCGCAGGAACGCGTCGGTGGTGCAGTGGTCGCCGGCCTCCCGGACGAGCAGGGTACGGCCGTCGTGGTCACGGTCGGCGAACAGTGCGCGGACAGCGGGCCAGTCGGCCGCGTCGAGCGCCTTCCGGAGGTCGTTGACCTCGGGGTACGCGGCACCGGCGTCGAAGGTGGGTGCCGGTAGAGGGGCGGGCATGGCGGCGATCATAGGTGATCAACTACGCCGCCGATGTCCCGTTTACCGGCCCGTCCGCAGCCCGTTCACGTCGCGCGCAGCTCGTCCAGCACCGCCCCGGCGGCCCGCCAGCCGCTGGTCAGAGCGCCCTGGATCGATGGGCTGTCCCGGTGGTCACCGGCCACGAACAGGCCCTTCCCCAGCGCGACGGGCTTGCGCAGCCGACCCTGCGGCGGCGGCGCGGCGGGCAGCGCCTGCGGTACGGCGACGGTGGTGAGGTGGGTCCAGTCGGCGGTGGACCGGCCGTACAGCCGGGTCAACTCGGCCCGGATGGTCGGCTCGGGTGGGGCGGTCGGGCCGACCACCGAGGTGGCCACGAGGTGCCGGCCGGCCGGGGCGTAGGTCGGTGCCGCGTTGCTGAGCACCACCGTGTTCGCCACGATCTCCCGCCGCTCGCCGTCGACGAGCAGGATGGGCTCGCTCAGCGGCGGCTCGGGAGCGCTGTGGTAGTAGGTGGTGTAGCTGTGCATCCGTACCGTCGTCAGGGCCGGTAGCAGCGCGGACGCGGCGGGTGGGTCGACGGCGACCACGACGGCCCGGCAGCGGATCTCGCCGGCCTGGGTGCGGACCCGGCCGGGGACGACCTCGGCGACCGGGGTGTCCAGGTCGAGCAGGTCGGCGGGGAGCGGGTCGGCGATGGCCCGGGGCAGCGCGGCCATGCCCTCGGCGGGCAGGCCGATCCGGCCGCGGGCGAAGGAGCGCAGCACCATCGCGAACACGTGACTGGAGGTGGACAGCTCCCGGTCGATGAAGACGCCGGACAGGAACGGCCGCAGCAGCTCCTCGATGATGGCGTCGGAGAGGCCGGCCCGGCGCAGCGCCGTCTCGGTGGTGGTCTCCGGCGCGGCGAGCAGTCGGGCCGGCGGCAGCGTGGCGCAGCCCGTGGCGAGCGTGGCGAAGCGCAGACGGTCGAGCAGGGTGCCGACCCCGGCGAGCGCGGTGCGGGGGCCGCCGGTCGGCTCGCGCAGCGGGTTGACCAGCCGGAGCAGGTCGTCGCCCTTGCGCACTAGCACCCCGGAGGTGAAGTAGCCGAGCCGCAGCCGGTCGGTGTCGAGCAGCGTGCCGAGCCGGGGGTAGGCGGTGTTGAGCACCTGGAAACCCCTGTCGATGCGGTAGCCGTCGACCACGTCGGTGGCGACCCGGCCGCCGAGCCGGCCGCCGGCCTCCAGCAGCCGCCAGGGCACGCCGGCGCGGTGCAGCCGGCGGGCGGCGGCGAGGCCGGCCAGGCCGCCGCCGACGATGACCACATCGGTTTCAGCCAGCACCGCGCGCCTCCCGCTCACCGTTCGTCCGGGACAACCGGCCCGGCCACCAGATCTTCGGCCCGATGTCGTACGCGAGTGCGGGCACCAGCAACGACCGGACGATGATGGTGTCGATCAGTACCCCGATGGCGACCGCGCTACCCAGCTCGACGAGCACGACGAGGGGCAGCACGGCGAGAGCGGAGAAGGTGGCCGCGAGCACGATGCCGGCGGAGGTGATCACCCCGCCGGTGACGGCGAGGCCGGCGAGCACACCGGCGCGGGTGCCCCGCCGGACCGACTCCTCGCGTACCCGGCTCATCAGGAAGATGTTGTAGTCGATCCCGAGCGCGACCAGGAAGACGAAGGCGAACAGCGGGAACGAGGAGTCCACGCCGGGAAAGTCGAAGACGTGCCGGAACAGCAGCGCGCACAGCCCGAGGGTCGCGGCGAAGCTGAGCAGCACCGTGGCGATCAGCAGCAGCGGGGCGAGCAGGGCCCGCAGCAGCAGGGCGAGGATCACCAGGATGACCAGCAGCACCACCGGGATGATGACGTTCTGGTCGCGCTTCGCGGCGTCCGAGGTGTCCACGTTGATCGCGGTGAAGCCGCCGACCACGGCGTCCGCGCCGGGCACCCGGTGGACGGCGACCCGCAGCTCGCGGATGGTCCGCTCGGCGCCGTCGCTGTCCGGCGGGTCGGTCAGCGTCGCCTCCAGTTGCACCCGCCCGTCGACGACCTTCGGCGCGGCGCCGGGGTCGGGTGGGCCGGCCTGCGGGCCGGCGGTGAGCGGGCGGACGTCGGCGACGCCGGGCACGTCCTGCGCCACCTGGGCGACCTGCCGGGCGGCCCGCTCGGTGGTGAAGATGCTG
It contains:
- a CDS encoding type II toxin-antitoxin system RelE/ParE family toxin, whose product is MSPRLPEDPYTLRTTPTVRRALAERSPEAVAVAAYEFMTGPLVREPYRVGKRLLPPLSDRLSARRGTYRIIYRVDDDNRTVTVVDIDHRRDVYRS
- a CDS encoding NAD(P)-binding domain-containing protein — translated: MNAIDPPQRVTVIGLGPMGRAMSAALLRAGHPLTVWNRTRGRADQLAAAGATVATTPADAVAASPVTVVSLTDYPAMYAILDGAAREGALAGRTVVNLSSDTPTASREAADWASRYGADFVTGGVMVPAPVVGTPDAYVYYSGPRDAYDRHEPALRVIGTPKYLGEDSGLAQLFYQAHLDVFLTCLSSLLHATALVASAGVDPAEFLPDALRTLTDIPAMVGDGATLAGELTAGEHPGDLSTALMMGATAEHILRTSEAAGVDPELPKAVKSHYDRAIAAGLGTRNWTALYEVLRPQH
- a CDS encoding NAD(P)/FAD-dependent oxidoreductase, whose protein sequence is MLAETDVVIVGGGLAGLAAARRLHRAGVPWRLLEAGGRLGGRVATDVVDGYRIDRGFQVLNTAYPRLGTLLDTDRLRLGYFTSGVLVRKGDDLLRLVNPLREPTGGPRTALAGVGTLLDRLRFATLATGCATLPPARLLAAPETTTETALRRAGLSDAIIEELLRPFLSGVFIDRELSTSSHVFAMVLRSFARGRIGLPAEGMAALPRAIADPLPADLLDLDTPVAEVVPGRVRTQAGEIRCRAVVVAVDPPAASALLPALTTVRMHSYTTYYHSAPEPPLSEPILLVDGERREIVANTVVLSNAAPTYAPAGRHLVATSVVGPTAPPEPTIRAELTRLYGRSTADWTHLTTVAVPQALPAAPPPQGRLRKPVALGKGLFVAGDHRDSPSIQGALTSGWRAAGAVLDELRAT
- a CDS encoding insulinase family protein; this encodes MIQHLDVDGVPTLLAPTGGPMHAGLTFRVGTADETLARAGITHLIEHLALAPLGLTDYHVNGATAPVFTTFHTQGSEADIAAFLTAVCGHLSDLPVGRLDVEKEILRTEWSSRGSAAVDDIPLWRYGSRDFGLSSYPEWGLGGLTADDLREWTARWFTRENAVLWIAGSRVPAGLRLALPGGVRQPVPAASSALPRTPAYFVSGARAVVLDSVVRRSAAASTFAGVLERELYRSLRQDAGLSYTTTTGYEPRGDGYATLRALADALAEKQDAVLGGFVDVLAKMRVGRIEQADLDATVAKREDFLATGEVDAARLPSYAVNLLTGQPNLTIDEHRAELKAVTLADLHEVAGEVMGSALLMVPGGHSADWAGFVAAPTHSADTVDGTTYRAKQGAGGIRVGADGVTYLRPEGPLTVRYDDCSVMLAWPDGARQMVGADAIVLHIEPTMLDVPAPTLAAIDAAVPADRHIAMPARTPDQIPQPKPVVSEADPSRRSWWEIPVMVLSGIGTLLMGGFCLLLTIGMFAAEESSEDDAWFWGVIAVGWVLTVILALPIVLLKRRRR
- a CDS encoding NAD(P)-binding domain-containing protein, producing MHIHPERVSVLGLGAMGGALAAAVVKAGHPTTVWNRTAGRADALIAAGATEVGAAAEAVRAAELVVVCLLDHASVHEVLDPVATDLAGRTIVNVTTTTPEQARELAGWSADRNARYLDGGIMAVPEMIGGPGSLVLFSGPRDAFDRHRHVLDHWGESDFQGPDAGLASLVDLALLAGMYVMFAGFLHGAAMVAPAGIPARRFAALSAPWLTAMTAAFDGYAEVVEGGDYTVPGQQSLTFSDLGDIIDASVAQGVDPAAVAMVQQLIRRQIDAGRGAEGFARIYESLRSSETAAR
- a CDS encoding type II toxin-antitoxin system Phd/YefM family antitoxin, with protein sequence MTTLPLGEVKTRLSELVGRVHDHHERVTVTVHGRPSAVLVSVEDLERLEETVAVLGDAGTLRRLADSDAELARGEEVSADQLAETIRARRASAA
- a CDS encoding helix-turn-helix domain-containing protein; translation: MATVDRRGPYICGIDAAMDVVTGKWKSLILWELHSHGTRRFAELRRGLPGVSEKMLIQHLREMEQDELVHREVYREVPPKVEYSLTEHGISLNAALEALGDWGVERIRRIGADTVHIDAARDTTTAKTRSGNRAPSSRR